A region of the Drosophila subobscura isolate 14011-0131.10 chromosome J, UCBerk_Dsub_1.0, whole genome shotgun sequence genome:
AAAGAAATGGGAAATTGCATGCCCCAACAAGGGAATAGCAAAAAAGAGTATTTATTATACCATACACAGCCAGTTTATTGAATGTGTAGATTCATAATTGAGTAAAACATAAGGTATTCCCATGGAAAGTCACCAGCTCTCATGCCACAGGCAAAcccataaaaaatgtacaaaattatTCCATTTGCGAGTGTGAAAAGAGAAGAAGGCAAAGGAGAAAATACTTGTAGCTTTCCGTCAGTGGAAAATTCTTAAAACGAAAAGCGAACCCAAAAATTGAACGGAAAAGTACAGAGTGGAATTTGCATGAGGCGGAAAATGTGGGGAAAGTACACAGAAAAGCTACTTGGATGTGCGTAGAGTAAGAAGAGGAGCAATAGAAAATATCATACACAATATCAAAGTAAACGGCAAATTGGGAAACTAAATGCAAATCCAAGTTTGGCACTCtatgaatttattatttagtcagctttaataaaattattgtttggcagcagcattcgcaTCGATTATTTCTCTTCCAACTCTTCACCCACTTCTCCAATGCCTTCTTCTTTCGGGTAATCCACATTCTTCTCGAAGAGGTAGCACTGCAGCCAGTCGGATTTCTCGTGCTTGCCACAGAACACCGGCTGAAAATTCCATATCAGATGGCGCGACTTGCTCTCAGCGCTGGCAAATCGGTTCTTGTTGATGCGGCAGGCGTCGACGAAGGGGCTGAACAGACGCTCGGCCAGCTGAATGCTCTCCCGGGAGTGGGTCTCGCTGCAGGTGTCCTCGCGGGAGTAAGAGCTGCTCAAACGCGGACCGCTCCAGGTGGAACTGAGATGCAAAGATGGGGAAGTACTTGTGCTTGATGAAACTGATGAACTCGTAGCCAGCTGGATCCTTTTGCAGGGCCAGTGCCTGCCAGTCGGTGTCAAGGCCATACTCCTGCAGGCTATCCGTCGTGATGCAGTATCCGTGATGGTGGCTGGCGAAGCATCCCTCTGGCAAGTCCACGAAGATCTTCGATTTGCGGTAGTCCTCAGTGAAGCACACGGGCAGGGCTTTTTTCATTCGCTGGCACTTGGTGCGCACCTGGTTTGCACTTAGTTTCCGGTTCTGGGCCGCGttgatgagcagcagctgcatcccGAGACAGGTGCCCCACAGTGGAAAGTACTCCTCGGGATCGCTGCCCTTCTTATTCCGCTCCATGGCCAGCTGGTAGATAATCTCCGCGGTCCGCACACAGTCATTTGTCAGGTCGGGTCGCGACTGTGCTTCGGCCTCATCGATGTAGATGGCCCCGCCGGGCAGGAGGATGCCATTGAGTTGATCCATCAGCGTAGCGTAGTAGGAGCGGTCGCGACCAATCCTGAAATCGAGTATGTGATCGTTGATCCGAGTGCAATTTTATATCGACAACCATTGATTTTCTCTTCAAtttcaaacaaacaacaacaaagagaagcAGAATGATGAGAGCCATGAGgctaaattttgatttttttagcgaaaattaaattaaatggacttgaaatttattaaatagagAAATAGTTCGCTCGCATCGCTCTGGTTTTCATTGCCGGTTGCACAAAGCTTTTGGCACTTCGCCCAAATGGCCGCAAAgcaaaaaattgcaacaaaattgttgtttgtttatgcaatttatgtatattttctggTGCTCTTGCCTCCCCCACTCACCAGACGGGCACAACATGGGCCCCCACAGCCTCCAAGTGCTTCACATATGAGGCGGCCAAATAGTTGTGCCACTTCTTGCCATACTGGGCCTGTAGCCACACCGCCACGTCGATGCACATGATCCCAATGCAAGGTGCGGTCTGTACTGATGAACTACTCATTTCGGATGattttgttatatttgttTCCTACCCGAACTGATTCCTTgaagagcaaaaacaagaCTGAAAACTCTAAGGGAAGTCGGCGTCAGGCCGACCGTAAAAATATAAGTAAATGTCGataattgtataatttttacCCATTTACAGAATACATTATAGGGAGAGGAAGATattgagacagagacacagattGAGTACAGAATAACATAAACACTCTCTTCTCAACGTTAGTGAGTAGTGAGTACTTGATCCAATCTCTCATCGTTCTGcttctatttgttgttgtttaattcaaattgaaaatttcactCGGATTATCGATCACATCTCGATTTCAGAATTGGTTATGCTGCCATTATGCCCCTTGTTCGCCGCCGCCTCTGCTCAATGGAAGCTTAAACACAAACTTACGGCCGCTGCCCGTCACCCCTGCACGACACTTTAtccgtttgtttttgctttactttccGTATTTCCACTGCCGAAACAGTGATTGGGAGAGCGGTAGAAGCGAGCACATTTCATGctctccggctgctgctcttttcagttgcctctcccactctcttctgctcttgctAATTTCTCGACCGAAGAAGAAACGGGACTGTTATAAACGCAGCCGCGCGACTATTCCGAACGAACTGACAAAATCCTTTTCCACGCATATTCCGATATGCTTTATTCACGCTCGAGTTTGGTCATATTTTCCACCCTTTTAGAAacgttaatttattttaacgcGGGCACTTTTAAGCGTGAAAGAGTCAGATCAGCAAAAGATTTGTATGGCCTCACTTTAAAAGATGAAGTGCGCAGACGCTTGTCGCTTTTACTGATTCCTTTTTACCCTCTTCTTCACTTCGCTGTTCTTCAGCAGCATTtgctcacacaaacacaaaacacacccacacattgCTAGACATCACGTGACAGAATGGAAAAATGTGAGACAGACGCCGTGTTGGGACATTAACGCCGGTGGGTGCTCCGCTgacttttgcataatttatgcacaaaataaTTACTTGTATGTATTTCAAATATATACGCACCTTTTTTCGCACTTCGCCGATCTGCCATGTTGCCTCTTCCTCGCTGCGCATTGGATCATTCGATGCTGAAACActctttttttaaaatttttgttttttaaacgCTTTAACACTGCACTACACTAACTAAACACTTGCGCGACACTTTAGCCGGTTGATTTTACACTACTTTCCGGCTAGTTACTGCCAAAATCGCGGAGCTGACTAAAAAACGCACGCTTGGAACGGCTGAAAAAATGAGAGTGGGAGTTCGGAAGAAGCGAGAGCGCGTTCcatgctctgctgctgctctttccaATTGCCTCTTCcactcgctgtctctctctcttcagttACTTTTGCTAATTGCTCGCTCATCTCTGCTCATGATGAAATTCTAATTTCGGCGGTTTCTTATCTGCCTTATCTCCCTCTCAtaatgcaaagtgcaaaggTAGAACAAAATGGTTTGCTTGTGTCACCTGTTGGTTGGAGTGAGATGGAGGGGTTACAGCATATGCGGCTTAGAGCTCTCGCattcttttttctctccttctcccttcCCTCCCTCACCATCTCACACTAGAACTTTTGGTGCGTGCGAAGATTCGGCAagatctacatacatatgtacatatgtatgaaacTAGCACAAGTAGGAAGGAAGATGCTGATATTACGGGTAAATATCTGTAAAAATCGAGAAAGATGCCGAGAATTAAtgcattgtttgtttgtttgttctttaaTTATTAGCACAAGGTACATATTCCAATAGAAAGTCACCAGTTCAACCATGGAGTCTCATGCCACAGGAAAACCCatcaaaaaatgtacaaaattatTCCATTTGCGAGAGTGAAAAGAGAAGAAGGCAAAGGAGAAAATTCTTGTAGCTTTCCGTCAGTGGAAAAATTCTTAAAACGAAAAGCGGACCCAAAAATTGAACGGAAAAGTACAGAGTGGAATTTGCATGAGgcgaaaaatgtgaaaagaaTCAAAGGCGCAGAGGATTCGATGCATTagataattttaaatttattttactaGATAATTTTGATGAAATTATTATGCGGTCGAGTGTTTTGgatttaaactttaaattttgtCTGGTTCCGGATAGTCCACATTCTTCTCGAAGAGGTAGCACTGCAGCCAGTTGGATTTCTCGTGCTGGCCACTGAACACCGGCTGAAAGTTCCAGATGAGATGGCGCGACTTGCTCTCAGCGCTGGCGAATTGGTTCCTGTTGAGGCGGCAGGCGTCGACGAAGCGGCTGCACAGACGCTCGGCCAGCTGAATGCTCTCCCGGGAGTGAGACTCCCTGCTGGTGTCCTCGCGGGAGTAGAGCTGCTCAAAGGCGGACCGCTCCGGGTGGAACTGAGAGCCGAAGATGGGGAAGCGCCGGTGCTCGATGAGACTGATGAACTCGTGGCCAACAGGGTCCTTCTGCAGGGCCAGGGCCTGCCAGTCGGTGGCCAGGCCAAACTCCTTCAGGCTCTGCTGGGTAATGCAGTAGCCGTGATAATGGCAGGCGTAGCACTGGTGCGGCATGTCCATGAAGAGCTTCGACTTTCGGAATTCCTCAGTGAGGCACACGGGCAGGGCCTTCTTCATTAGCTGACACTTGGTGCGCACCTTCGAGCTCTGGGCTGCGTTgatgaggagcagctgcatcCCCAGACAGATGCCGAACAGTGGAAAGTATCCCCCGGGATCGCTCGCCTTCTTATTCCGCTCCATGGCTAGCTGGTAAATGACTTCCGCGCTCCGCACACCCTCATTGGTCAGGTCGGGTCGCGACTGGACGTCGGCCTCATCGACGAAGATGGCCCCGCCGGGCAGGAGGATGCCGTTGAGTTTATTCATCAGCGAAGCGTAGTAGGAGCGCTGGCGACCAATCCTGAAATCGATTAAGGTATTCGTTGATGTATATTCGCTTTGATATCGCCTGTTCCCATAGGATTCTGTTCACATTCCAtcaaacaataacaaacaatGACGAGAGCCATGAAGTCtcaaaaaacgaaacagtTCGCCTCACAGTTACATTTACTGGCGCTCCTGCCCTACCCCACTCACCAGACGGGCACAACATGGGCTCCCGCGGCCTCCAAGTACTTCGCATTGGAGGCGGCCATATAGCTGCGCCACTTGCTTCCATAGAGGGCCTCTAGCCGCACTGACACGTCGATGCACATGACCCCAATGCAAGGCGTGGCCTTCAATGCTGCATTCATCACTGgtgttttttggttatttgttTCCTATCCGAACTGAATTTTTGAAGAGCAAACAGATGACTGAAAACTCTGAGGGGAGAACTCTGAGATCGATCGAAACAGGggaattacaaataaatatgtgtaaatGTTGATCATTTTATCATGTTTACCCATTTACAACCccagtcgagtcgagtcgagtgttACATCAAccattaaacaaattattttattaaaaaaaacaaaaaaaaagtaaagctaACGAACAATTAGTTGGAGAATATCAATGACAGCTGATGGTAAATAATATCAAGTTCTGTTATCAAGTAATGCATTCATCGTGgcaaaaagta
Encoded here:
- the LOC117894504 gene encoding LOW QUALITY PROTEIN: gamma-glutamyl hydrolase B-like (The sequence of the model RefSeq protein was modified relative to this genomic sequence to represent the inferred CDS: deleted 1 base in 1 codon); protein product: MSSSSVQTAPCIGIMCIDVAVWLQAQYGKKWHNYLAASYVKHLEAVGAHVVPVWIGRDRSYYATLMDQLNGILLPGGAIYIDEAEAQSRPDLTNDCVRTAEIIYQLAMERNKKGSDPEEYFPLWGTCLGMQLLLINAAQNRKLSANQVRTKCQRMKKALPVCFTEDYRKSKIFVDLPEGCFASHHHGYCITTDSLQEYGLDTDWQALALQKDPAGYEFISFIKHKYFPIFASQFHLERSAFEQLYSREDTCSETHSRESIQLAERLFSPFVDACRINKNRFASAESKSRHLIWNFQPVFCGKHEKSDWLQCYLFEKNVDYPKEEGIGEVGEELEEK
- the LOC117894508 gene encoding gamma-glutamyl hydrolase-like isoform X2; protein product: MNKLNGILLPGGAIFVDEADVQSRPDLTNEGVRSAEVIYQLAMERNKKASDPGGYFPLFGICLGMQLLLINAAQSSKVRTKCQLMKKALPVCLTEEFRKSKLFMDMPHQCYACHYHGYCITQQSLKEFGLATDWQALALQKDPVGHEFISLIEHRRFPIFGSQFHPERSAFEQLYSREDTSRESHSRESIQLAERLCSRFVDACRLNRNQFASAESKSRHLIWNFQPVFSGQHEKSNWLQCYLFEKNVDYPEPDKI
- the LOC117894508 gene encoding gamma-glutamyl hydrolase-like isoform X1; amino-acid sequence: MNAALKATPCIGVMCIDVSVRLEALYGSKWRSYMAASNAKYLEAAGAHVVPVWIGRQRSYYASLMNKLNGILLPGGAIFVDEADVQSRPDLTNEGVRSAEVIYQLAMERNKKASDPGGYFPLFGICLGMQLLLINAAQSSKVRTKCQLMKKALPVCLTEEFRKSKLFMDMPHQCYACHYHGYCITQQSLKEFGLATDWQALALQKDPVGHEFISLIEHRRFPIFGSQFHPERSAFEQLYSREDTSRESHSRESIQLAERLCSRFVDACRLNRNQFASAESKSRHLIWNFQPVFSGQHEKSNWLQCYLFEKNVDYPEPDKI